The nucleotide sequence atttaaaaataaatatttatttaattttgttatgattttttaagaaatttctaACAGAATTCTCGATGGgcatatttgaaaataaatatgtatttatttcgTCAGGAATCTATAAGAATTCTAATATCTGAtggatatatttcaaattttatcaGGAATTTGTGAAAACAAATCGATGGATTTTTgacgaaattttttttatcagtgtTTAGTCAAGATTCTGTTGAAAACATCCTACGTATTTAATTTTGTCCAAAACTCCATTGGAAattcatatgttttattattctgCCTGAAccaaaataaagataaaattacgGTTGGTAACTTCTAGTCTTAGGGGGTGAGTGGTTtttccgctaccacccgcaaacgcagcttttgcggttggtagcgattgtcggcggtttgcaacaatcactcaaatcactctaaaccgcttcaaaccgcttcaaaccgcttcaaaccgctccgaatctcataaattcaaaagctggctccagctagcgtttgcggttgcgggcggttgcgggaaggtaaattttttttcttttttaaaaagcaatatatatacaaaagttaaaatatttaataaaagttaaaattgaaattatgaaaatgttaaagtatatctattatattttaattaatattataaaattttataataaaaacaatttcaataaattttcaaaaattaaaattataactttctaaatataaattttatatttattataattttatgatttttgatattttataattatattaaatgtaaatattgttaatttattatttgattgttACCGCATTAGGTAGTTAACCAATCATAAGTCATCCgtaaacgcaccaatttttaaccgcagtaccagtcgtacaaaatttttaaaaccgctagaaaccgcaacctcccgcatccacaaactctcGCAACCGCTGCATTTGAACCCCTCAGGCCCTTAATTGTTTTCTCCGCAGGTACATATGCTATAATAAATATACTAGGAAATAAAAATTGTGTAGTTAGTCAAACCACCCATTAACATTAATTgcaattgttataaaatagaaatatattattGGCATAAGAATTGTTGCATATATATGTGGATTCTAATACCATATAAAAACAAAcctttttactaatatattttaaatttttattgtcATTTTGCAAATTAATCCAATATTAGCTAAAACAGATATTGACCATTAATTTTAACGTTCGGGTGTcaaaactaatttattattatgtaaTGAGTCATCATGATTCATGGAAAAAGTGTgactcgtttttttctttttttgttttctttgtcacTCTGACTCAGATTCTTGCATAAGTCAAAACAAGATAAAGACCAgagaaatgaaataaaaaagggTGCGACCGTGGACAAAGAAGCCATACAATtgctttttcttatcttttactCCTCCTAGTCCCCTATTGTTTTCGTGTATGTGTTCATATGGTGTTTCAGATTTTCATTTCTCTTTATCAATCAAGAATTTTTCCGATTTTGATCTTGAATTTTTATCTATTGCAGATTTCCCCAACAGTGAAATGAATGGATCATCGAGTCAAATTTCCAGTAAGAGGAAATCAGTTCTACCAACTTATAAGATTGGTAAAACTCTTGGACAAGGATCTTTTGCGAAAGTGAAATTAGCTGTGCATAAAACTACTGGACACAACGTTGCTATCAAAATCCTTAATCGTGAGAAGATTAAGCAGATGGGAATTGAAGCAAAAGGTATATAACTTCAGTATATCTAGAATAAAACTACAAGATTGTGGCAATCCTTCCATGGTAATCAATAGCTAATGTATGCTCTTGATAGTACAACTAGTTGGTATGGAATGTATACGAATCTTTCTCATACTCGATTTCGAAAACTGACCTGGAATGTGACTATGACATATAACCTAATTGATAGTTTGTGCTATTGTTGTCGATGTGTtacatattttacaaaaaaaaaaaaagaattaagttGAATGTCTTGGTATATGCATAAGATCACTTTTTCGTTTAatcttcacttttttttttttgacgtcggtTTAATCttcacttatatatatacaaattagtGTTTTCAATATGTCGTTACCTATATTCGACAGACAAAATTTATACTATGTTTTTTTAGGTACATAAGATCACTCTTTTATTGTTTCATATTTGTTTATacgtatgtttttttatatacgCGGTACGTAAAACAACATAGTAGAAATTTTGTCTGTCGAATATAGGTAATGACATATCTTACGTACGTAAGATCAATCTTTTTCATTTAACCTTGATTAATGCATTCTTTAACCTTATAGTGGAGAGGGAGATCAAAATTATCAGATTGTTGATGCATCCTCATATCATCCGTCAATATGAAGTTATAGAGACACCAGAAGACATTTACGTTGTCATGGAGTATGTTAAGGCTGGCGAACTGTTTGACTATATTGTAGAGAAAGGTAAATTACATGAAGACGAGGCTCGCTATCTTTTTCAGCaggttagtttttcttataacTTTTTACGGTATTTTGCAAAATATATCTTACCTTCTTTGATTTCtagtattttcttaaaatcttttTCTTATTCAGATCATATCTGGTGTGGAGTATTGTCACCGCAATATGATCGCTCATCGAGATCTCAAACCGGAGAATATACTCATGGATACGAAATTCAACATAAAGATTGCAGATTTTGGATTGAGTAATGTCATGCATGATGGTCACTTTTTGAAGACCAGTTGTGGAAGCCCTAACTATGCTGCTCCGGAGGTATATATCATTTGGAAAAACTAATAATCATTTCATTAAATTCAGTTTCTATATCAAGTTTCAATTAATGACATCCGAAAATTTGTTTTGATAGGTTATTTCAGGAAAACTGTATGCGGGACCAGAAGTGGATATTTGGAGCTGTGGAGTCATATTATACGCTCTACTATGCGGTAATCTTCCTTTCGATGACGAAAATATGCCTGGTCTATTCAGCAAAATCAAGGTATATTATCCAACGATCTTTCGCAAAATCATCTATTATACATGTTTAGCAGTCAAAtatttatgttctttttttttcagaaggGAGAGTATATTCTTCCAGATCATTTATCGTACGCCGCTAGAGATTTGATACCGAGAATTCTTACGGTTGATCCTATGATGAGAATTAGCATTCCTGGGATTCGTCAACATCCTTGGTTCAGTAGTAAACTTCCCCCTTATCTTGCTGCTCCTCCATTGGATACTACAGAACAAGCTAGAGAGGTTAGAGCCCTTTTCATTTTATCGTAGCAAAATAATATCATTCGTATGAATTAGTGAAgttcacatatatttttttccagATTAATGAGGAGATCATTCGAGACGTGGTCAACCTAGGGTTTGTTGAAAAACACGTTAAGGAATCTCTTTTAAACAGAATCCAAAACGAGGTATAAAGTATTTTCTCAATAATTAGTTAGGTATGTTTATAccttaaatagttttaaaaagatTACTGAGGCTTCATATTTCACTGTTTTAGGCAACCGTTGCATACTATCTGTTACTGGACAGTCGACGTCGTAGTCCCAGTGACTATTTCGAGTCCAATGTTAATAGGATTTCGGTATTAATTTGCTCTCTTTCTCTACAACATAAACTCTAAACgaattaataaaactatataattaaaaaacatggatgtttttaccaaaaaaagacATGGATGCAATAACACTACCAGTAACTCATTTGATCTTACCATTTGTTGTATTGGTCTCTAATAGCCTGTGTCGTAATTTCTTTTAGAGTTTTAATTCGACGATTCCAGCTCAAACGGTTGCTCCGTTTCCTGCATTGGTTAATCATCACCTCATGGCTGGACTAAGACCACGGGTTAGCGCTGATAAAAAATGGACCCTTGGACTTCAGGTCAGTCCATGGTTGTTGAACCTTTGTCATTTgacttttcatttattttatggCTGGAAATTTAGGACAATTGATAATCGTGGAATCTCTCTCCATTATACTTTTTAATGTAACCTCTCTCTCCTCTATACAGACATTATACTTTTCGACTTAATCGTTTTTGTTTGTAGAATACAattatataatactaaaataacTTTTAGTGTGTATTAT is from Brassica napus cultivar Da-Ae chromosome A4, Da-Ae, whole genome shotgun sequence and encodes:
- the LOC106449516 gene encoding SNF1-related protein kinase catalytic subunit alpha KIN12 — its product is MCSYGVSDFHFSLSIKNFSDFDLEFLSIADFPNSEMNGSSSQISSKRKSVLPTYKIGKTLGQGSFAKVKLAVHKTTGHNVAIKILNREKIKQMGIEAKVEREIKIIRLLMHPHIIRQYEVIETPEDIYVVMEYVKAGELFDYIVEKGKLHEDEARYLFQQIISGVEYCHRNMIAHRDLKPENILMDTKFNIKIADFGLSNVMHDGHFLKTSCGSPNYAAPEVISGKLYAGPEVDIWSCGVILYALLCGNLPFDDENMPGLFSKIKKGEYILPDHLSYAARDLIPRILTVDPMMRISIPGIRQHPWFSSKLPPYLAAPPLDTTEQAREINEEIIRDVVNLGFVEKHVKESLLNRIQNEATVAYYLLLDSRRRSPSDYFESNVNRISSFNSTIPAQTVAPFPALVNHHLMAGLRPRVSADKKWTLGLQSQARPKDIMTAVFKALQDLKVSWKQIGEYNIKCRWVHQSSISKEKSNMMEAELAMISPTVLKFELQLYKAGEGKYVLDIQIADGPQFLFLDLSVSLLRELNVV